From a single Collimonas pratensis genomic region:
- the phnY gene encoding phosphonoacetaldehyde dehydrogenase yields the protein MLTELSKLKQGEPLHQDMRIAGKLVGNPRRIEIRNPFNGALVGSVPKATVDDIRHAFKAARAFRSPLTRFERSRIMLRAAELLRANTDAISDLITAEAGLCKKDSLYEVGRACDVFVFAANQALVDDGQVFSCDLTPHGKQRKVYTLKEPLLGAISAITPFNHPLNQVAHKVAPSIATNNRMVLKPTEKTPLSALLLADILYEAGLPPEMFSVVTGDPAEIADEMLINPDVDLVTFTGGVPIGKYIAGKAVYKRQVLELGGNDPIIVMEDADLEEAATLAVSGSYKNSGQRCTAIKRMIVHQAVADEFVDLLVRKTKAVKYGNPMDLQNDMGTVIDARSASAFEAKVNDACQRGAKLLFGNQRDGAVYSPTVLDHVPADCQLVAEETFGPVSPVIRCTDIADAIRISNSTPYGLSSSVCTNRLDYITRFVRELEVGSINVREVPGYRLELTPFGGIKDSGLGYKEGVQEAMKSFCNTKTYSLPWN from the coding sequence ATGCTGACCGAACTGAGCAAGCTGAAGCAGGGCGAACCTTTACATCAAGATATGCGGATTGCCGGCAAGCTGGTCGGCAACCCGCGCCGCATAGAAATCCGCAATCCTTTCAATGGCGCACTGGTCGGTTCGGTACCGAAAGCCACGGTCGACGATATCCGCCATGCCTTCAAGGCGGCCCGCGCGTTCCGCTCACCGCTGACACGCTTCGAGCGTTCGCGCATCATGCTGCGCGCCGCCGAACTGCTGCGCGCCAATACCGATGCGATTTCCGACCTGATCACGGCGGAAGCCGGCTTGTGCAAGAAAGACAGCCTGTATGAAGTCGGCCGCGCCTGCGATGTGTTTGTGTTCGCCGCCAACCAGGCGCTGGTGGATGACGGCCAGGTGTTTTCCTGCGACCTGACGCCGCACGGCAAGCAACGCAAGGTGTACACCCTGAAAGAGCCGTTGCTGGGCGCCATCTCGGCCATCACGCCGTTCAACCATCCGCTCAACCAGGTCGCGCACAAGGTTGCGCCATCGATTGCCACCAACAATCGCATGGTGCTCAAGCCGACCGAGAAGACGCCGCTGTCGGCCTTGCTGCTGGCAGATATCCTGTACGAAGCCGGCTTGCCGCCGGAGATGTTCTCGGTAGTGACCGGCGATCCGGCCGAAATCGCCGACGAGATGCTGATCAATCCGGATGTTGACCTGGTGACATTTACCGGCGGCGTACCGATCGGCAAATACATTGCCGGCAAAGCCGTCTACAAGCGCCAGGTGCTGGAACTGGGCGGCAACGACCCGATCATCGTGATGGAAGACGCTGACTTGGAAGAAGCCGCCACGCTGGCCGTATCCGGCTCCTATAAAAACTCCGGCCAGCGTTGCACGGCGATCAAGCGCATGATCGTGCATCAGGCAGTGGCCGATGAATTCGTCGACCTGCTGGTGCGCAAGACCAAAGCAGTCAAGTACGGCAATCCGATGGACCTACAGAACGACATGGGCACCGTGATCGATGCTCGTTCCGCCAGCGCCTTTGAAGCGAAAGTGAACGACGCCTGCCAACGCGGCGCCAAGCTCCTGTTCGGCAACCAGCGCGACGGCGCAGTGTATTCGCCGACCGTGCTGGATCACGTCCCGGCGGATTGCCAGCTGGTGGCGGAAGAGACTTTCGGGCCGGTGTCGCCGGTGATCCGTTGCACCGATATCGCCGACGCCATCCGCATCTCGAATTCGACCCCTTATGGCTTGTCGTCTTCGGTCTGCACCAACCGCCTCGATTACATCACGCGCTTCGTTCGCGAACTGGAAGTCGGCAGCATCAATGTCCGTGAAGTCCCCGGCTACCGGCTGGAGCTGACGCCGTTCGGCGGCATCAAGGATTCTGGCCTGGGTTACAAGGAAGGCGTGCAAGAGGCGATGAAGAGCTTCTGCAATACCAAAACCTATTCCTTGCCATGGAACTGA
- a CDS encoding phosphonate degradation HD-domain oxygenase — protein MLTVVQICDLFEQGGHEMYSGEPVNQLEHALQSATLAEQAGATPELVCAALLHDLGHLLNPQGETPSARGVDDTHQYFAIPYLRGLFGPAVLEPVRLHVDAKRYLCATDAAYWGRLSEDSKRSLELQGGVFSAADAAQFIARPYAADAVRLRLWDDQAKVAGMPTPDLQHFSRLLSSCTLGSHGLL, from the coding sequence ATGCTGACCGTTGTCCAGATCTGCGATCTGTTTGAACAAGGCGGCCACGAGATGTACAGTGGCGAACCGGTCAACCAGCTAGAGCATGCCCTGCAATCGGCGACCCTGGCCGAGCAGGCCGGCGCCACGCCAGAGCTGGTATGCGCCGCCTTGCTGCACGATCTCGGCCATCTGCTGAATCCGCAGGGCGAGACACCCTCGGCGCGCGGCGTTGACGACACTCACCAGTACTTCGCCATTCCTTACCTGCGCGGCCTGTTCGGTCCGGCGGTGCTGGAGCCGGTCCGCCTGCATGTGGACGCCAAGCGCTATCTGTGTGCGACCGACGCCGCCTATTGGGGACGCTTGTCTGAAGATTCCAAGCGCAGCCTGGAATTGCAGGGCGGCGTGTTTTCCGCCGCAGATGCAGCGCAGTTCATCGCCCGCCCCTACGCTGCCGATGCTGTCCGCCTGCGCCTGTGGGACGACCAGGCCAAGGTGGCCGGCATGCCGACGCCGGATCTACAGCATTTCTCCAGGTTGTTGTCTAGCTGTACATTGGGCTCGCATGGTTTGCTCTAA
- the ubiE gene encoding bifunctional demethylmenaquinone methyltransferase/2-methoxy-6-polyprenyl-1,4-benzoquinol methylase UbiE — protein MTNTTHFGYETVSEDDKVHKVAEVFHSVAPKYDVMNDLMSAGLHRVWKIFTIAQAAIRPGFKVLDIAGGTGDLAKAFAKRAGPTGEVWLTDINESMLRVGRDRLLNNGLSTPTLLCDAEKLPFPDNYFDRVSVAFGLRNMTHKDAALAEMRRVLKPGGKLLVLEFSKVWEPLKKPYDVYSFSVLPWLGKQIANDSESYRYLAESIRMHPDQDTLKQMMTDAGLERVEYFNLTAGVAALHTGIKL, from the coding sequence ATGACCAACACCACGCATTTCGGTTACGAAACCGTCTCCGAGGACGATAAAGTCCACAAAGTCGCCGAAGTTTTCCACTCGGTTGCACCCAAGTACGACGTCATGAACGACCTGATGTCGGCCGGCCTGCACCGCGTCTGGAAGATTTTCACCATCGCCCAGGCCGCCATCCGCCCGGGTTTCAAGGTGCTGGATATCGCCGGCGGCACTGGCGACCTGGCCAAGGCATTCGCCAAGCGCGCCGGGCCGACCGGCGAAGTCTGGCTGACCGACATCAACGAGTCGATGCTGCGTGTCGGCCGCGATCGTCTCTTGAATAATGGCTTGTCTACCCCCACCTTGCTATGCGACGCCGAGAAATTACCGTTCCCGGACAATTATTTCGACCGCGTCTCGGTCGCCTTCGGTTTGCGCAACATGACGCACAAGGATGCGGCGCTGGCGGAAATGCGCCGTGTGCTGAAGCCGGGCGGCAAGTTGCTGGTGCTGGAGTTTTCCAAAGTATGGGAGCCTTTGAAAAAGCCCTATGACGTCTATTCTTTTTCTGTCTTGCCGTGGCTGGGCAAGCAAATCGCCAATGATTCTGAAAGCTACCGCTACCTGGCGGAATCGATCCGCATGCATCCCGATCAGGACACCCTGAAACAGATGATGACGGATGCCGGCCTGGAGCGGGTTGAGTATTTCAATTTAACTGCCGGTGTGGCGGCCTTGCATACCGGCATAAAACTGTAG
- a CDS encoding methyltransferase: protein MATPESPPKFASRDPSHPDFWSERFEKDFMPWDTGGVPLALQQYVQRSQPASVLIPGCGTGYEVAYLAEAGWDVTAIDFSDAAVSAARAVLGKWSERVLQADFFSYEPPQRPGLIYERAFLCALPPARRADIVSRWAALLPAGAVLAGFFFFDESPKGPPFGIDRAELERLLHADFELADEQDVTDSIAVFAGKERWMEWRRRA from the coding sequence ATGGCGACGCCTGAATCTCCTCCCAAGTTTGCCAGCCGCGATCCTTCGCATCCGGATTTCTGGAGCGAGCGCTTCGAGAAGGATTTCATGCCCTGGGATACGGGTGGCGTGCCGCTGGCTTTGCAGCAATATGTGCAGCGCAGCCAGCCGGCATCGGTCCTGATTCCCGGCTGCGGCACCGGCTACGAAGTGGCTTATCTGGCAGAAGCGGGCTGGGATGTGACCGCGATCGATTTCTCCGACGCCGCCGTCAGCGCGGCACGGGCGGTGCTGGGCAAATGGTCCGAGCGCGTGTTGCAGGCTGATTTCTTCAGCTATGAGCCGCCGCAGCGTCCCGGTTTGATCTACGAACGCGCCTTCCTGTGCGCCTTGCCTCCGGCCCGCCGCGCCGACATCGTCAGCCGCTGGGCCGCGCTGTTGCCGGCCGGCGCTGTCCTGGCCGGCTTTTTCTTTTTCGACGAATCGCCCAAGGGGCCGCCGTTCGGCATAGACCGGGCCGAACTGGAACGCTTATTGCATGCCGATTTCGAGCTGGCCGACGAACAGGATGTGACGGATTCGATTGCCGTATTTGCCGGCAAGGAGCGCTGGATGGAGTGGCGCCGCCGGGCGTAG
- a CDS encoding Tim44 domain-containing protein — translation MKKVLLMLLMVATTLSMTISNADARRLGGGGSFGKQSSGISRQAPSAPSQNFGNANQAKPAAPAATPSAIPPKPASPWKGILGGALLGLGLGALMSHFGMGGAFGSFLMMALLAVAVIFVVRLVMRKNSPAPAAYSGASSAPNLGGNLPAAGFDNNSSGFTPEIGSRINSGPSFQPSALQASDPSATTHGGPWGIPADFDVPGFVRSAKTYFIRLQAAWDKADINDIREFTTPEMFGELRLQLQERGASPNNTDVVQLDGELMGIETIGNDYLASVKFTGLIKEVPEASAEPFTEVWNLSKPLSGQGGWVLAGIQQVAA, via the coding sequence ATGAAGAAAGTTTTGCTGATGTTGCTGATGGTGGCAACTACCTTGTCGATGACTATCTCGAATGCCGACGCCCGTCGTCTCGGCGGCGGCGGCTCGTTCGGCAAGCAGTCCTCCGGCATTTCGCGCCAGGCGCCAAGCGCGCCGTCGCAGAATTTCGGCAACGCCAATCAAGCCAAGCCGGCAGCGCCTGCCGCTACACCGTCTGCGATTCCGCCTAAGCCTGCCAGCCCATGGAAAGGTATCCTCGGTGGCGCCTTGCTGGGTCTCGGCCTGGGCGCCTTGATGTCGCACTTCGGCATGGGCGGCGCTTTCGGCTCATTCCTGATGATGGCTTTGCTGGCGGTGGCCGTGATTTTTGTGGTGCGCCTGGTCATGCGCAAGAACAGTCCGGCGCCTGCCGCTTATTCCGGGGCCAGCTCGGCGCCTAACCTGGGCGGCAATCTGCCGGCAGCCGGTTTTGACAATAATTCGTCCGGCTTCACGCCTGAAATCGGTTCCCGCATCAATTCCGGCCCGTCGTTCCAGCCGTCGGCATTGCAGGCAAGCGATCCGTCCGCGACCACACACGGCGGTCCGTGGGGCATTCCGGCGGATTTCGACGTGCCCGGCTTCGTCCGCAGCGCCAAGACGTATTTCATCCGCCTGCAGGCCGCCTGGGACAAGGCCGACATCAACGACATCCGCGAATTCACCACGCCGGAAATGTTCGGCGAGCTGCGCTTGCAATTGCAGGAACGCGGTGCTTCGCCGAATAACACAGACGTCGTGCAACTGGATGGCGAGCTGATGGGCATCGAAACCATCGGCAACGATTACCTGGCCAGCGTCAAGTTCACCGGCCTGATCAAGGAAGTGCCGGAAGCCTCGGCCGAACCGTTCACTGAAGTCTGGAACCTGTCCAAGCCTTTGTCGGGGCAGGGCGGCTGGGTTTTGGCGGGAATTCAGCAAGTGGCGGCATAA
- the ubiB gene encoding ubiquinone biosynthesis regulatory protein kinase UbiB, with product MILKFLRVLKIVRVAVRYGLDDIAMSGFDTPRISKLIDTLIFWRDISAPRGERLRMALEELGPIFVKFGQVLSTRRDLLPGDMVDELARLQDRVPPFSSELAIAQIEKSLKAHPDDLFASFEREPVASASIAQVHFAVLKDGKEVAVKVLRPGMKKSIDEDVALMHIAAGLVERLWADGRRLKAREVVGEFDKYLHDELDLMREAANGSQLRRNFADSDLLVVPEMYWDYCSPSVIVMERMHGIPISQLDRLRDAGVDLGKLSRDGVEIFFTQVFRDGFFHADMHPGNILVSVAPATFGRYIALDFGIVGTLNDFDKDYLSQNFLAFFQRDYKRVAEAHIESGWAPKETRVDELESAVRACCEPIFDRPLKDISFGQVLLRLFQTSRRFNVEVQPQLVLLQKTLLNVEGLGRQLDPDLDLWKTAKPHLERWMSEQMGWRGLLQHLKIEVPRYSKLLPQLPRLAHQAMTHMIEPRAEHSGELMLQLLAEQRRTNHFLGIVVYLGGGIAVGVLLTLLYLRFGHAIWW from the coding sequence ATGATCCTGAAATTTTTGCGAGTGCTGAAAATCGTCCGCGTGGCGGTGCGTTATGGCCTGGACGATATCGCCATGTCGGGTTTTGATACGCCGCGCATTTCCAAGCTGATCGATACCCTGATTTTCTGGCGCGACATTTCAGCCCCGCGCGGCGAGCGCCTGCGCATGGCGCTGGAAGAGCTGGGGCCGATTTTCGTCAAGTTCGGCCAGGTGCTGTCAACCCGCCGCGACCTGCTGCCGGGCGATATGGTCGATGAACTGGCGCGCCTGCAGGACCGGGTACCGCCTTTCAGTTCCGAGCTGGCGATTGCGCAGATCGAAAAATCGTTGAAAGCCCATCCGGACGACTTGTTCGCCAGCTTTGAACGCGAGCCGGTAGCCTCGGCCTCGATCGCCCAGGTGCACTTTGCCGTCCTCAAGGATGGCAAGGAAGTGGCGGTCAAGGTGCTGCGTCCAGGCATGAAAAAATCCATCGATGAAGACGTGGCGCTGATGCATATCGCCGCCGGCCTGGTGGAGCGGCTGTGGGCCGACGGCCGCCGCCTGAAGGCGCGTGAAGTGGTGGGCGAGTTCGACAAGTATCTGCACGATGAGCTGGACCTGATGCGCGAAGCCGCCAACGGCAGCCAACTGCGTCGCAATTTCGCCGATTCGGATTTGCTGGTGGTGCCCGAGATGTACTGGGATTACTGCTCGCCGTCGGTGATCGTGATGGAGCGCATGCACGGCATCCCGATCTCGCAGCTGGATCGCCTGCGCGATGCCGGCGTCGATCTCGGCAAGCTGTCGCGCGACGGCGTCGAGATTTTCTTCACCCAGGTATTCCGCGACGGCTTTTTCCATGCCGACATGCATCCCGGGAATATCCTGGTGTCGGTGGCGCCCGCTACCTTCGGCCGCTATATCGCGCTAGATTTCGGCATCGTCGGCACCCTCAACGATTTCGACAAAGATTATCTGTCGCAGAATTTCCTGGCGTTTTTCCAGCGCGATTACAAGCGCGTGGCGGAAGCGCATATCGAATCGGGCTGGGCGCCCAAGGAAACCCGGGTCGACGAACTGGAGTCGGCGGTGCGCGCCTGCTGCGAGCCGATCTTTGACCGGCCGCTGAAAGACATTTCTTTCGGCCAGGTGCTGCTGCGCCTGTTCCAGACTTCACGCCGCTTCAATGTCGAAGTGCAGCCGCAACTGGTGCTGCTGCAAAAGACCTTGCTCAATGTCGAGGGGCTGGGCCGCCAGCTGGATCCGGACCTGGATCTGTGGAAAACCGCCAAGCCGCACCTGGAGCGCTGGATGAGCGAGCAGATGGGCTGGCGCGGCTTGCTGCAGCATCTGAAAATCGAAGTGCCGCGTTATAGCAAGCTGCTGCCGCAGCTGCCGCGCTTGGCGCATCAGGCCATGACCCACATGATCGAGCCGCGCGCCGAACACAGCGGCGAGCTGATGCTGCAGCTGCTGGCCGAACAGCGCAGGACCAATCATTTCCTTGGCATCGTCGTCTATCTCGGCGGCGGCATTGCTGTCGGCGTGCTGCTGACGCTGCTCTACCTGCGGTTTGGCCATGCGATCTGGTGGTAG
- a CDS encoding FAD-dependent oxidoreductase has product MRPFWLEDALFADGELAPALQGQQKADVAIVGGGFTGLWTAIQLKQQNSALDIAIIESDLCGAGASGRNGGCLLTWSTKFFTLRRLFGETEAIRLVKASEAVVEHIGNFCREHKINAEFRQDGTLYTATTRAQQGVLDPVLDELQRHGISSYHSLPDAEVQRRSGSARNLSGVFSPMAATVHPGKLVRGLRRVAMQMGIRIYERTPMLSFTPGATVTLQTPAGSLQAGKMVLAINAWMASRFPQFERTLAVVSSDMVITEKCPELLQRIGLSDGVSVLDSRTFVFYYRTTEDGRLMLGKGGNTFAWRGRILPVFDQRSPYEQQLKQSLHEFFPALAGVPITASWNGPSDRSVTGFPFFGRLNDMPNVFYGFGYSGNGVGPSYMGGQLLSSLVLGLDNDWSRSPLAAGPRGQFPPEPVRYLGSLVVRNAIRRKELAEDQDRKPWLLDQMLSKLANAAGKADKA; this is encoded by the coding sequence ATGCGCCCATTCTGGTTGGAAGATGCACTCTTCGCCGACGGTGAACTGGCTCCCGCCCTGCAAGGTCAGCAAAAAGCCGATGTCGCGATTGTCGGCGGCGGCTTTACCGGCTTGTGGACCGCGATCCAGCTGAAGCAGCAGAATTCGGCGCTGGACATCGCCATTATCGAAAGCGACCTGTGCGGCGCCGGCGCCAGCGGCCGCAACGGCGGCTGCCTGCTGACCTGGTCGACCAAATTCTTCACCTTGCGGCGGCTGTTCGGCGAGACCGAAGCGATCAGGCTGGTGAAGGCGTCGGAAGCCGTGGTCGAGCATATCGGCAATTTCTGCCGCGAACACAAGATCAACGCCGAGTTCCGCCAGGACGGCACGCTCTACACCGCCACCACCAGAGCCCAGCAGGGCGTGCTGGATCCGGTGCTGGACGAGCTGCAGCGCCATGGCATCAGTTCCTATCATTCGCTACCGGATGCGGAAGTGCAGCGCCGTTCCGGTTCGGCGCGCAATCTTTCCGGCGTATTTTCACCGATGGCGGCCACCGTCCATCCGGGCAAGCTGGTGCGCGGCCTGCGCCGCGTCGCCATGCAAATGGGCATACGGATTTACGAAAGAACGCCGATGCTGTCGTTCACGCCGGGCGCCACTGTCACGCTGCAGACTCCGGCCGGCAGCCTGCAGGCCGGCAAGATGGTGCTGGCCATCAATGCCTGGATGGCCAGCCGCTTTCCGCAGTTCGAACGTACCCTGGCGGTGGTTTCCAGCGACATGGTGATTACCGAAAAATGTCCGGAGCTGCTGCAGCGCATCGGTCTCAGCGACGGCGTCTCGGTGCTGGATTCGCGCACCTTCGTGTTCTACTACCGCACTACCGAAGACGGCCGCCTGATGCTCGGCAAGGGCGGCAACACCTTCGCCTGGCGCGGCCGCATCCTGCCGGTATTCGACCAGCGTTCGCCTTACGAGCAGCAGCTCAAGCAAAGCCTGCACGAGTTTTTCCCGGCACTGGCCGGCGTGCCGATCACCGCCAGCTGGAACGGACCATCGGACCGTTCGGTCACCGGCTTCCCGTTTTTCGGGCGTCTCAACGACATGCCGAACGTGTTTTATGGCTTCGGCTACTCTGGCAACGGCGTCGGCCCCAGCTACATGGGCGGCCAACTGCTGTCCTCGCTGGTGCTGGGCCTCGACAACGACTGGAGCCGCAGCCCCCTGGCGGCAGGCCCGCGCGGACAGTTCCCGCCCGAGCCGGTGCGCTATCTCGGTTCGCTGGTGGTGCGCAACGCTATCCGCCGCAAGGAGTTGGCGGAAGACCAGGACCGCAAACCGTGGCTGCTGGATCAGATGCTGAGCAAGCTGGCCAATGCCGCGGGTAAAGCTGATAAGGCATAG
- the phnA gene encoding phosphonoacetate hydrolase yields the protein MSTTKTLSGSFNVNGRSYPAMQQPLVVVCVDGCEQEYINQAIQAGVAPFLKKMTEQGTVLSADCVVPSFTNPNNLSIVTGVPPAVHGICGNYFYDLETKQEVMMNDAKYLRAATILATFADAGAKVAVITAKDKLRGLLGHKMRGICFSAEKADQATLEQNGIDNLLQRVGMPLPSVYSAELSEFVFAAGVKLLASERPDIMYLSTTDYIQHKYAPGTPGANAFYAMMDHYLTQLDALGAVIGLTADHGMNAKTDSAGKPNVIYLQDVLDAKVGVEKTRVILPITDPYVVHHGALGSYATVYLPAAADVADIADKIRAIPGIELVLTRAQAAERFELPPDRIGDLVVVSERLTVIGTAASRHDLSELKLPLRSHGGISEQRVPLMFNRKLSAIPADHRLRNFDVFFLAMNHAL from the coding sequence ATGTCCACTACCAAAACTCTCAGCGGCTCTTTCAACGTCAATGGCCGTAGCTATCCAGCAATGCAGCAACCGCTGGTGGTTGTCTGCGTCGATGGCTGCGAACAGGAATACATCAACCAGGCGATCCAGGCCGGCGTCGCGCCGTTCCTGAAGAAAATGACCGAGCAGGGCACGGTGCTGAGCGCCGACTGCGTGGTGCCTAGTTTCACCAATCCGAACAACCTGTCGATCGTGACCGGCGTGCCGCCGGCGGTGCACGGCATCTGCGGCAACTACTTCTACGACCTGGAAACAAAACAGGAAGTGATGATGAACGACGCCAAGTACCTGCGCGCCGCCACCATCCTGGCCACCTTCGCCGATGCCGGCGCCAAGGTGGCGGTAATCACCGCCAAGGACAAGCTGCGCGGCCTGCTGGGCCACAAGATGCGCGGCATCTGCTTCTCGGCGGAAAAGGCCGACCAGGCTACGCTGGAGCAGAACGGTATCGACAATCTGCTGCAGCGGGTCGGCATGCCTTTGCCGTCTGTGTACAGCGCTGAACTGTCCGAGTTTGTATTCGCCGCCGGCGTCAAGCTGCTGGCCAGCGAACGGCCCGACATCATGTATCTCTCCACCACCGATTACATCCAGCACAAGTACGCGCCGGGCACGCCAGGCGCCAATGCCTTCTACGCCATGATGGACCACTACCTGACCCAGCTCGATGCGCTAGGCGCGGTGATCGGCCTGACCGCCGACCACGGCATGAACGCCAAGACCGACAGCGCCGGCAAGCCGAACGTAATCTATCTGCAGGATGTGCTGGATGCCAAGGTCGGCGTCGAAAAGACCCGCGTCATCTTGCCGATCACCGATCCTTACGTGGTGCACCACGGCGCGCTCGGTTCCTACGCCACGGTATATTTGCCGGCCGCTGCCGATGTCGCTGATATCGCCGACAAGATTCGCGCAATTCCCGGCATCGAACTGGTGCTGACGCGTGCCCAGGCGGCCGAGCGCTTTGAACTGCCGCCTGATCGCATCGGCGACCTGGTAGTGGTGAGCGAGCGCCTGACCGTGATCGGTACCGCCGCCAGCCGTCACGACCTGTCCGAACTGAAGCTGCCGCTGCGTTCGCACGGCGGCATCTCGGAACAGCGGGTGCCGTTGATGTTCAACCGCAAGCTGAGCGCGATTCCGGCCGATCACCGGCTGCGCAATTTCGATGTGTTCTTCCTGGCCATGAATCACGCCTTATAA
- a CDS encoding ABC transporter ATP-binding protein, with the protein MALLEIRNVSRRFGDFAAVDNISLSIEAGEFFTLLGPSGCGKTTLLRMIAGFDLPDSGQILLDGVDLVGSPPEHRPVCTVFQNYALFPHMTVSANIAFPLKMAKVPADQIRIRVEEALEDVRLTGFAARFPHELSGGQRQRVAVARALVSRPKLLLLDEPLSALDAKLREQMQIELINLQKEVDITFVYVTHDQGEALALSHRIAVMNRGNVEQLDEPSRIYSYPRTRFVADFIGTCNLLDGVIASIDGAAMQLDVPGLGLVKSAVPPNAAVGLKGTLALRPEKIHISAEIGTDTAENHFKGFVKELLYLGDVTVYIVQTEGGTTIEALLANSAAGRAKFFEVGDMVDIAWQFDAGHFLYE; encoded by the coding sequence ATGGCGCTGCTAGAAATCCGTAACGTCAGTCGTCGTTTTGGCGACTTTGCCGCAGTTGACAATATCAGTCTGTCAATTGAAGCCGGCGAATTCTTTACCCTGCTGGGCCCTTCGGGTTGCGGCAAGACCACCCTGCTGCGCATGATCGCCGGTTTCGATCTGCCGGATTCCGGCCAGATCCTGCTGGACGGCGTCGACCTGGTGGGCAGCCCGCCGGAACACCGGCCGGTCTGCACCGTATTCCAGAACTACGCACTGTTTCCGCACATGACGGTGTCGGCCAACATCGCCTTTCCGCTGAAGATGGCGAAGGTGCCGGCCGACCAGATCCGCATCCGGGTCGAGGAGGCGCTGGAAGATGTACGCCTGACCGGCTTCGCCGCGCGCTTTCCGCATGAGTTGTCTGGCGGTCAACGGCAGCGCGTCGCGGTGGCGCGGGCGCTGGTCTCGCGTCCCAAGCTGCTGCTGCTGGACGAACCTTTGTCGGCGCTGGACGCCAAGCTGCGCGAGCAGATGCAGATCGAGCTGATCAACCTGCAAAAGGAAGTCGACATCACTTTCGTCTACGTCACCCACGACCAGGGCGAAGCGCTGGCGCTGTCGCACCGCATCGCGGTCATGAATCGCGGCAATGTCGAACAGCTGGACGAGCCTTCGCGCATCTATAGTTATCCGCGCACCCGTTTTGTCGCCGATTTCATCGGCACCTGCAACCTGCTGGACGGCGTCATCGCCAGCATAGACGGCGCCGCCATGCAACTGGACGTGCCCGGCCTCGGGCTGGTGAAGAGCGCCGTGCCGCCGAATGCGGCGGTCGGCCTGAAAGGCACCCTGGCGCTGCGCCCGGAAAAGATCCATATCAGCGCCGAGATCGGCACCGACACAGCAGAGAACCATTTCAAGGGCTTCGTCAAGGAGCTGCTGTACCTGGGCGATGTCACCGTGTACATCGTGCAGACCGAAGGCGGCACCACGATAGAGGCCTTGCTGGCGAACTCGGCCGCCGGCCGCGCCAAATTCTTCGAGGTCGGCGACATGGTCGACATCGCCTGGCAATTCGACGCAGGGCACTTCTTGTATGAGTAA
- a CDS encoding ubiquinone biosynthesis accessory factor UbiJ gives MTMTSPFNFKPITASVNHLLAQEPWAQRILASHAGKVACFDGGAVKLSWQVSADGLLQAPPADTDDQVVNLPNVTIRVNLADLPLIAQNRERAFSYVKIEGDADFANAISQVSQGLRWDAEHDLSKLVGDIAAVRIVSGGSALIAGARSTHKKLTENLAEYFLEEQPMLVRPQAVSDFTNDVTRLRDDLERLAKRINKLKTP, from the coding sequence ATGACGATGACTTCTCCATTCAATTTCAAACCGATTACCGCGTCCGTCAATCACCTGTTGGCGCAAGAGCCGTGGGCGCAGCGTATCCTGGCCTCGCATGCCGGCAAGGTCGCCTGTTTCGACGGCGGCGCCGTCAAGCTGAGCTGGCAGGTCAGCGCTGACGGCTTGCTGCAGGCGCCGCCGGCGGATACCGATGACCAGGTGGTGAATCTGCCTAACGTCACCATCCGCGTCAACCTGGCCGACCTGCCGCTGATTGCGCAGAATCGTGAACGCGCCTTCTCCTACGTAAAGATCGAGGGCGACGCCGATTTCGCCAATGCGATTTCCCAGGTCAGCCAGGGTTTACGCTGGGATGCTGAGCACGACCTGAGCAAGCTGGTGGGCGATATCGCCGCCGTGCGCATCGTTTCCGGCGGCAGCGCGCTGATCGCCGGAGCCCGCTCGACCCATAAGAAGCTGACGGAAAACCTGGCCGAATATTTTCTCGAAGAACAGCCGATGCTGGTGCGGCCGCAGGCTGTCTCCGATTTTACGAATGATGTCACCAGGCTGCGCGACGACCTGGAGCGCCTGGCGAAACGCATCAACAAATTGAAAACCCCATGA